Proteins from one Streptomyces roseifaciens genomic window:
- a CDS encoding GTP-binding protein: MPDYDSAAAPEASPVKILVAGGFGVGKTTLVEAVSEIDPLRTEERLTSAGVGVDDLDGIESKTATTVAMDFGRITLTDAGVALYLFGTPGQERFWFMWDDLLYGALGAVVLVDTRRLDRSFPAIDFFENRGLPFIVGANCFNGEKPYTPEEIKAALHLRDPDTPVLLLDARSREDVRSCLLSLLDRLIAQARLTAPA, encoded by the coding sequence TTGCCCGACTATGACAGCGCCGCCGCGCCGGAAGCGTCCCCCGTCAAGATCCTCGTCGCCGGGGGCTTCGGAGTCGGCAAGACGACTCTGGTCGAGGCCGTCTCCGAGATCGATCCGCTGCGGACCGAGGAGCGGCTGACGTCCGCCGGCGTCGGCGTCGACGACCTCGACGGCATCGAGAGCAAGACGGCGACCACGGTCGCGATGGACTTCGGTCGCATCACCCTCACCGACGCCGGAGTGGCCCTGTACCTCTTCGGCACACCGGGCCAGGAACGCTTCTGGTTCATGTGGGACGACCTGCTGTACGGGGCGCTCGGGGCCGTCGTCCTGGTCGACACCCGGAGGCTGGACCGCAGCTTCCCCGCCATCGACTTCTTCGAGAACCGCGGACTGCCGTTCATCGTGGGCGCGAACTGCTTCAACGGCGAGAAGCCGTACACCCCCGAGGAGATCAAGGCAGCCCTGCACCTGAGGGACCCGGACACCCCCGTCCTCCTGCTCGACGCCCGCTCCCGGGAGGACGTCCGCAGCTGCTTGCTCTCGCTGCTGGACCGGCTCATCGCACAGGCACGCCTCACCGCGCCCGCCTGA